In one window of Calditrichota bacterium DNA:
- a CDS encoding T9SS type A sorting domain-containing protein: MKKSLIFVFLLVAAGASFTRAQNPTHTLIITRNTSTDTLLQPLLGVISGPLPGNGSPAPDLTPQFQDIGVTSIRNNAYWDDRLDIESIFSCPDTSTYPSWDCDPDNDAYYHWGPSDTLFQSFIDGGFEPFFRLGGEAHCSVREHDFHGPQNEIQEDHWITAALKIARRYTHWRGNKSPIRYLNIFTEWPNKEFWDRSDPEFIHFWAKAFKAVKSAFPGYKVGGPGFLAPTMNVIKGETTHNPAIAFLTELYNQQLRPDWIGWHLWQNNPERYYQAGRQFRDLLNGVGDFASVPWAGTDFFKGVELICDAYGVNPYEENSAGGLVELPRTKLNELMNKKEGAAMFTGIWIALQQTDVVRAYYYHAGDALSDPSAGPNDQNMGWTGLFYGDPRGSYKPKALAFRLCSQMVKNYPKLLSSDFPSVGTDSLKLWVLAGKGKSGYGVLISNTEEQAQTYSLILEGVPVRPANFQVEVYQVDDTNDGRTPIRWTGGSFEIPAGTVQMLVLKRGTTGVREAAAERPVTPTLLTNYPNPFNGVTTIRFSISRRARVRLDIFNLTGQKITTLFDGVLPAGEKSVFWDGTNAKNAAVPSGTYLCKLEIDGRTQTLHKLVYLK, translated from the coding sequence ATGAAAAAATCACTGATCTTCGTCTTCTTATTAGTTGCAGCAGGAGCTTCATTCACCCGCGCACAAAATCCCACTCACACCCTGATCATTACCCGAAATACAAGTACCGACACCCTTCTTCAACCCCTTTTGGGCGTCATTTCCGGCCCGCTTCCGGGAAACGGCTCACCCGCACCCGATTTGACCCCGCAGTTTCAGGACATTGGCGTCACAAGCATTCGAAACAACGCCTACTGGGACGACCGACTGGACATTGAATCCATTTTTAGTTGTCCGGACACCAGCACCTACCCATCGTGGGATTGCGACCCGGACAATGATGCGTACTACCATTGGGGACCCAGCGATACCCTTTTCCAGAGTTTTATTGACGGAGGATTCGAACCCTTTTTCCGTCTGGGAGGGGAGGCGCACTGCAGCGTTCGTGAGCACGATTTTCACGGCCCCCAAAACGAAATCCAGGAAGACCACTGGATTACCGCTGCCCTGAAGATTGCCCGGCGCTACACCCATTGGCGGGGGAATAAATCGCCCATTCGCTATTTGAACATCTTTACCGAATGGCCCAACAAAGAATTCTGGGATCGGTCGGACCCGGAGTTTATTCACTTCTGGGCCAAGGCGTTCAAGGCCGTCAAATCGGCTTTCCCCGGCTATAAAGTAGGCGGGCCCGGTTTTTTAGCGCCAACAATGAATGTGATTAAGGGGGAGACCACGCACAATCCGGCCATTGCCTTTTTGACGGAATTGTACAATCAGCAGTTGCGCCCCGATTGGATCGGCTGGCATCTGTGGCAAAATAATCCCGAGCGCTATTACCAGGCCGGGCGCCAATTTCGGGATTTGCTGAATGGCGTCGGGGACTTTGCTTCGGTCCCCTGGGCCGGAACGGATTTTTTCAAAGGAGTGGAACTCATTTGCGACGCCTACGGTGTCAATCCGTATGAAGAAAACAGTGCGGGAGGATTGGTTGAATTGCCTCGCACCAAACTAAACGAGTTGATGAACAAAAAAGAGGGCGCGGCCATGTTTACGGGCATCTGGATTGCCCTCCAGCAAACCGATGTGGTGCGAGCGTATTACTATCACGCAGGAGATGCCCTTTCTGACCCCAGTGCCGGGCCCAACGACCAAAACATGGGCTGGACGGGTCTTTTCTACGGCGATCCCCGGGGCTCGTACAAACCCAAGGCCCTTGCCTTCCGCCTCTGTTCTCAAATGGTGAAAAATTACCCTAAACTTTTAAGCAGCGATTTTCCCTCGGTGGGAACGGACAGCTTGAAACTGTGGGTACTGGCAGGAAAGGGAAAAAGCGGCTATGGTGTGCTTATTTCGAATACGGAAGAACAGGCCCAAACCTATTCCCTGATTTTGGAAGGTGTACCGGTTCGCCCGGCCAATTTTCAGGTAGAGGTATACCAGGTGGACGACACCAATGACGGACGCACACCCATACGATGGACTGGAGGATCGTTTGAAATTCCGGCTGGCACCGTGCAGATGCTGGTTCTGAAGCGTGGCACAACCGGCGTCCGGGAAGCCGCCGCGGAACGTCCCGTCACCCCCACATTGCTGACCAACTACCCGAATCCTTTTAATGGGGTGACGACCATCCGTTTTTCGATTTCCCGGCGGGCTCGTGTTCGACTGGACATTTTTAATCTGACCGGGCAAAAAATTACGACGCTTTTTGATGGGGTTCTGCCGGCCGGCGAAAAATCGGTTTTCTGGGACGGAACCAACGCAAAAAATGCGGCGGTGCCGTCCGGCACCTATTTGTGTAAACTGGAAATCGACGGAAGGACACAGACCCTTCACAAATTGGTTTATCTGAAGTAG